Below is a window of Pirellulales bacterium DNA.
GGCGGCGGTCGTGGTGATGGACGAATCCACCTCGATGGTTGATTTCCTTTACAACAGTTGTCGCTTCTTCCAGCACGAAAGCTGCGGCCAATGTACTCCTTGTCGCGAAGGAACGGCCTGGTCGCTGCGGATGCTCGAGCGCATCCGGCACGGCAATGGCCGACTACGAGACCTTGATCTTTTACTCGAAATCGGCGACACCATCGGCATCATTCCTGGTACGACGATTTGCGGTCTGGCCGACGGCGCAGCGTGGCCGATCAAGAATGCCATCCGCAAATTCCGCGAAGAGTTTGAAAATTACATCAAAAACACAAACCCCACGGGTTACATGGTTACCGAACCTGTGCCGGCGCTAGTGCAACTCGCAGCGCACTAATGGCGACGGACTACAGGCTTGGGCCTAGCTGAGAAAGCAGAAATCAGAAAACTTGCGTCATTGGCACTTTTGTTCCACGAAAGATAAATCGGAGTCATTGGTTATGGTTTAGCGGCGATTTTGGTGGCCGAGCGACTGCTGACTAGCGCTCTGGCCCCTAGCCTCGAATCCTTAGCCCCTTTGTCATGGCCGTAGTCATCGTTGACGGACAAGAAATCGAACTTGGCGATCACGAACGCCTGAATGGCATTCAGGCGGCGCGTCGGATCGGCGTCGAGATTCCCTTCTACTGCTGGCACCCGGGACTGACAGTCGTCGCCAGTTGTCGGATGTGTTTGGTCGAGACAGGCACCAAGCATCCCGAGACCGGCGCTATCACAATGTTGCCAAAGCTTGTGCCGGCTTGCCAAACGCCCGCCAAAGATGGAACAGTGTTTGTCACGAACAGTGACAAAGTAAAGCAAGCACGTGCGATGGTCGAGGAAGACTTGCTGCTGCGTCATCCGGTCGATTGCCCCATCTGCGACAAGGCCGGTGAATGCAGCCTGCAAGATTACCACTTCGAGCACGGTCAGGCTGAACGCCGCGCCGATGTCCGGCCGTTTACCAGCCGCCGGCGCGACATGGGTGATACCGTTACGCTGTTCGTCGATCGCTGCATCATGTGTACCCGCTGCGTCCGATTTTGCCGAGAAATCACCGGCAGTAGCGAGCTGATGGTCATCAACCGCGGCAGCCACGAAGAGATCGATGTGTTTCCCGGCTATCCGCTGGTGAACAAAATGTCGGGCAATGTGGTCGATCTGTGCCCTGTCGGCGCACTGTGCGATAAAGACTTTCTGTACCAACAGCGCGTGTGGTACATGAAGCAGCACCAGGGCGTATGTACTGGCTGCTCGACCGGCTGCTCGATCTACATCAACGAAAATCAAGACGCTGTCTATCGACTGAAGCCGCGCGAGAATCCTGCCGTCAACAAATGGTGGATGTGCGATGAAGGCAGATACAGCTACCGCCATTTGCATTCGCCCGTTCGACAAATACAGCCACGCCGGATTGCGGAAATCGGCAACCCTGGCGGCAATGGCCACGCGGGCGAACGGCGGCCACACGATATCACCGTCAAGCATTTCCGGCCAATGGAAAACGTCGAATGGTCGCAGTTGCCGCGGGATTTGTCGGCGCAGCTCGAGCAGGTTTGCCGCGACGGTGGTCGATTGGCGGCGGTAGTATCGCCCCATCTGACCGTCGAAGAAGCGTACTTGCTCTGCAAGTTGGCGCGCCAATTCGATTCCAACGCCGTTCTCGCGCTCGGTCCAGTGCCGATCGAGGGCCACGATGAAAGCTTTCCTGGCGGATTTACGATTCATGCTGAAAAATGCCCAAATCGCAAGGGGGCCGAGGCAGTCATTGCTCACTTTTGCAACGGAAAAATCAAGACGTTCAACGAGCTACTCGAAGATCTCGCTGCTGGCCAAATCAGGGCCGCCTGGATCAGCGGCGGTTATTCCTGTGCATGGAACGGCGACGCGATTGCGCAGCGGTTCGCGGCGCTGGAGCTAATCGTCGTTCAAGACATGTTTGAGTCACCCGTGTGGCACGTTGCCACGTATCAATTGCCCGGCGCTGGATTTGCCGAGCGCAGCGGCTCGTACGTGAATTTCAATCACCGACTCCAATCGTTTACCTGGGCCATCCGCCCACCGGCCGGCGTCTGGGTCGAAGGTCAACTTTACTGGAACATGCTTAATCTGCGCGGCCTATATAACCCGCGCACGGTGCTGAGAGAAATCGCCGCCACGATCGCGGCCTTCAGCGCTGCTGCTGGTGAAATTCCGGCCGTTGGAATTGATATGAGGATGAACCAGTTGGCCACCGCAGCAAGCAATGAGCATTGAGCTTTGATCGCTGTACAGAAGACAATCGGAGGTTGGCCCGTCGCCATCCATTGCTCACTGCTCATAACTCACGGTCTCTCCCCATGACTTTCGAAACCATCATCACCTTGATCAAAATCTTCCTGCTTCTCGGCGGGTTGATGACGGCGGCGGCCTATTTGGTCCTCGTCGAGCGGTGGATGGCCGCCTGGGTGCAAGACCGCAAAGGGCCGAATCGCGTGGGAATTCCGCTCACGAAGATCAAATTGTTTGGCCTCGGCCAGCCGTTGGCCGACGGGCTGAAGTTCATTTTCAAGGAGGATTTCGCTCCCAAGCATGTCGACAAGGCCCTGTTTCGGATCGCGCCGATCGTTATTCTTACTGCGGCCATTGCCATTTTCGCGGCGATCCCGTTCGGCAGCGTCCTGCCGCCGCTGGAAATTGAGGGAGTGCCAGACCCGATTCCGCTGCTCGTCACTCCGAACCTCGACGTTGGCATGGTGTATGTCTTCGCGTTGTCGAGCATTGCAGTCTACGGAGTGATTCTCGGCGGCTGGTCCAGCAACAACAAATACAGTTTTTTGGGCGCACTACGTTCGAGTGCGCAGCTAATTTCCTATGAAATTCCGCTGGGGCTGGGCCTGATCGGGGTGGTGTTGTTTGCCGGCACGCTGCGATTGGATGCCATCATTTCCCAGCAAGCCGACAGCGGCGTTTGGAACGTCTTCCTTCAGCCGCTGGGCTTCTTTGTGTTCGCGGTGGCCGCCACGGCCGAGGCAGCGCGGCTGCCGTTCGACTTACCAGAAGCCGAGCAGGAATTGATCGGCGGCTATCACACCGAATACAGTGGCATGATGCTGCTGCTGTTTTTGATCGCCGAGTTTTTGCACATGATTACCGCCGCGTTTTTGATCGTGATCCTGTTCTTCGGCGGTTGGCATTTTTGGGGCCTCACCGGCGCTGGCGACGAAGTTACCTGGTTCACGGCGATTGCACGAATCGTCGTTCTGGCGGTAAAAA
It encodes the following:
- the nuoH gene encoding NADH-quinone oxidoreductase subunit NuoH, translated to MTFETIITLIKIFLLLGGLMTAAAYLVLVERWMAAWVQDRKGPNRVGIPLTKIKLFGLGQPLADGLKFIFKEDFAPKHVDKALFRIAPIVILTAAIAIFAAIPFGSVLPPLEIEGVPDPIPLLVTPNLDVGMVYVFALSSIAVYGVILGGWSSNNKYSFLGALRSSAQLISYEIPLGLGLIGVVLFAGTLRLDAIISQQADSGVWNVFLQPLGFFVFAVAATAEAARLPFDLPEAEQELIGGYHTEYSGMMLLLFLIAEFLHMITAAFLIVILFFGGWHFWGLTGAGDEVTWFTAIARIVVLAVKILLVVLTFMLVRWTWPRFRFDQLMAMAWKVMVPLGLVNLIVMAVLVEYQQDLADIVGAESLWPLILISWIVTIGAWIIAGLYAPLSTDNTPRPMSMPFDAETELN
- a CDS encoding (2Fe-2S)-binding protein; this translates as MAVVIVDGQEIELGDHERLNGIQAARRIGVEIPFYCWHPGLTVVASCRMCLVETGTKHPETGAITMLPKLVPACQTPAKDGTVFVTNSDKVKQARAMVEEDLLLRHPVDCPICDKAGECSLQDYHFEHGQAERRADVRPFTSRRRDMGDTVTLFVDRCIMCTRCVRFCREITGSSELMVINRGSHEEIDVFPGYPLVNKMSGNVVDLCPVGALCDKDFLYQQRVWYMKQHQGVCTGCSTGCSIYINENQDAVYRLKPRENPAVNKWWMCDEGRYSYRHLHSPVRQIQPRRIAEIGNPGGNGHAGERRPHDITVKHFRPMENVEWSQLPRDLSAQLEQVCRDGGRLAAVVSPHLTVEEAYLLCKLARQFDSNAVLALGPVPIEGHDESFPGGFTIHAEKCPNRKGAEAVIAHFCNGKIKTFNELLEDLAAGQIRAAWISGGYSCAWNGDAIAQRFAALELIVVQDMFESPVWHVATYQLPGAGFAERSGSYVNFNHRLQSFTWAIRPPAGVWVEGQLYWNMLNLRGLYNPRTVLREIAATIAAFSAAAGEIPAVGIDMRMNQLATAASNEH